The Aspergillus oryzae RIB40 DNA, chromosome 5 genome segment ATGGTATCGACGTATGGTCACCGAGAGGAATGCCAACTTTTGCTTTACACGTGGTGGACAACCCTCCTAATTGGCAAAGACCGTAGTTCTAATCAACGAATACAACAGGCCTACATGGGAATTTTGTACCCACCAGGAACCTGTTTCTGGAACACGCCCTTGGGATCATATCTCTTGCTGACAGCTCTGAGCTTCGCCACATTATCCGCGCCCCAGCTCTGGAGCACCTTCTGTGAGATGTCCGCGTAATTGAGGTAGATAAAGTCGATCAGATGTCCGTGCGCCTTCAAAAGAGCGCGTTGTTGGTTCACAATGTCCGTGATAACAGCCTTAACTAGCGCATCGTCTGCCGTGTTAGTGTAGGCAGCAGTCATATCGACCATCACGTCGTCCGTCTTTCCGGGCGTCAGGCCGAACATGTTGGTGCCGTTCGTAACGGGATGAGGCTGAACCAAGAACTCGACGAATATGCCTTCCACTTTCGCGATCTTGCTTAAGCCCTTCTCCCAGATCTTGAAGAGTTGCATGTAAACACTAGGCTCCGGGTTGTTGAATGAAAAGGTTAGTTGGAATCCGCTAGAGAAGTTAGTTAGATTGTGGAGTATGGAACGGTAAAAGTGGTCATCTTTGCTGCTTACCGGTCCACCTTAGACGGGATATTCTCCCCGAAGTTCGCCACGACGTTGTCAGTAGTGTTGAGCTCTGCGACGCCCCCCAAGTTCGGAATCTCGGTAAAGGCGTCGTAAACGGCGGGTTCCTCAACCTCCCTTGTGTACCACATGGCGTCCGAAAGAAGGAGTTTACCGTCTACATAGTCCAGGAACATTCCCATCATGGCTGCGCCGTCGTGATTCTCCGGCTTCATAAAGTCACTGAAGGCTTTGGCGTGGGCCCACAACGTGGCATTTGTATAGTTGTAATTAAGCATGCTATACCACATCTTGCCCTGAGGAATAGTAGCCACATCAAAGCGTGTGACGATACCGAAGTTATTGGACCCGCCTTTCAAAGCAAGCCACAAGTCAGGATGGGAGCGTTGGTCGACATAGACGACCTCACCACTTCCGAGCACAACTTCGTAACCGTGGATGTTGTCGCAGCTGAACCCGTGATCGCGTGAGGCGAAGGTAATTCCTCCTAATCAACAAATTAGCTATCGAAATCAAGGAATGTCCTTCAATGTGACTGACCTCCAGTGGCGAAGCCTCCGACTCCAATCCCGGGAATACGGCCTCCCATGACGGTCAAGTTGTACGGTACGAGCTGTGAGTAGGCGATATCCCATACTGCGCCACCTCCGATGCGGGCTATCGTTTTATCCTCGCTCAACTCTACTTGGTTGATGAGGCGCAGGTCCACGGTTATGCCGGACTCGATGTTCGCCGCGCCAGTCCAGAAGGTGTGTCCGCCGCCCCGAACGGCGAACTTACTCGTGCTGTTGTTTGAAGTCATCAACTTGACAAACCCGGATACTTCAGCAGTAGTGGTAGGCCTGAGGATACAATTGGGACTCAAGGCACGCTCTTGGTCGCCGTAGTAAGATGCGATGGACGAATTGTACGTTGTTGTCCCGGGGTATGAGATGCGGCCTGGAATCTTGGACTCGACGACTTTGCATGCATGATTCGTAGCGAAAGCAGTGGTTGGCAGTGCTACTGCGAGAATATGCAGAATAGCCCAATACATGGTAGCGCCTGGGCGATGCTTGAGGGAATGTCGATTTTGTGTCGAATGGCCTTTAGTTGGTCGCCGGTTTGCAACCAGCATAAAACAATACAAATAATATCAGCGAATTCTTATCCACTGAGAAACAATCAATTGATAGAGGGAAGAGGCAAGGTGCTAGACAACTTGAAAGTACACCTTGGCACACTAAACGATAGTCGATGATCAGGGCTTGATAAATTCCACCACGTGGTCAATCACAGTGTACAGATATGACCCCAACCTTCACGAGGATCGTTCTATAAATATGTACCTGCATAGAAATCAAATGTTCCTGCCAGATAGGGCCGGGCAATTGTGCACAAACCACTGCACGTGTGCGTGTAGAGCTATCGTGGCTCGTAAACCGACTCATACGATCCATAGCTAAGCCTCGTACCAAAAATAGCGGAATACTAGGCTCGGAGGTGCAAATCCTTCTAAAAGCATGTAAAGTACATTAGTGCCTCTCGCTTCAGCAACAGGGATTCTCGGGTTCCGACATCTGCGGAACGGGACAAGACGCCTTGTATGCAGTCAGCCACAAATACCCTTCCGATATAATTAGTCCTACCAAGCGAACGCCTCAAGACGCATTGCCACGTGTTATTTGGCGTTAAGATAGCTATACGACAGTCTACAGTAGTTGTAATTGTAGTTGCAGTATTCCCTAGGCTCTTCTCAGAAAGCTGGATGTAAACCCCTAGCAAGCATTTCCAATCTAGCTAGATGGAGTCCAGATACATACGTTAATTCTCCCTGCGTTTCAAATCTGGTGtatatttaaatttattGACGTGTCCTATTTCTAATCTACGTCCACGCTTCAATcactaaaaaaaaaaaaaaaaaaaaaaaagagacaagagaagaaagaaagagccaTATATCGTATTTCGTACACGTCGTACATGTGCTAGTCCTTGATGATGTCGTAGTTTAGGCGCCAGCGCCCTTACTGTGTACATCAATTGTGCAAGATGGGTGGCACCACTGTTCGCAAGTTGCTATCTGAGTGGTTCAGTGCAGAAGTGAGCGCGCGTAACTGCGTGTGGAGAAAAGCAACCATTCTGGCTCGAACATCACTCAGCATTAGGCCACTGCTTGGCTCGTTGATTGCCGACGACTGTCCTGCGTGACAGGCCATGTCTCCAAGGACGACCTGTAGTTCCCGAAGCATGCCCGAAAGGACTTGACGAATAAGAGCAGTCTCCACGTCCTTGCTCAGGCGGTGATTGCCAATGAAGAACTCCCGTTTTCGAGTTTCAGCCTGGCTTACATTGGTGGGTAAGACGGCACTGTCTGCGGTCGAGTTGTGGCGGTGACTGTATATCTCCATAATATTCCAGTACCAAGCAATAATATCAGAACAGAGGACGGTGACAATGAGAAGGAGCTGCGGGCTTCCGTAACAAGAACATTTGAGTATGGAGCGGACCGCTTTCAAGGCGGACTGGTTCATGGACAGAATCTCGTCCGCTGCAGGCGATAATTGAGCCTGGCGACTGCCATCCTGGCCCCTCATCCCCAGGATGCAGGAGCTTGAGCCGGCATGCATAGTTCGGAGGACCCCTGTGGCGAGGCTGATACAGCATTCTTGTGGGTTCTGGCAAAGGCGATCTTCCTGGGAGCAAGTGGTCTCAGGAACCGTTGAAATGCTGTGATCCTCCGTAATCAGGCTCGGAGCGCAATCGTCGGACAGATTGTCTGTGGACGATAAAGCATCCAAATGCCACTTCAGCGATAAATCTTTGGTCTCGAAATGGGAAAAGTCAAGTGAGTTGAAATCGAGCTGCGAATTGCCCAGCACGTTGTGAACTGATGAAAGAGGAACTTCGGCACCCAAAAAGCCAGCcgatagaggaagaggatcccCGACATATTGAAGCTCTGGTTCAGCTGCGACTTCCATCGCGTGGTGAGTGCTTTCGCGGTAGTGTTATGATCGTGTCGCAAGGTGAGgtcttgaagttgaaggtgtGGATGAGCAGAGATAGTAGAGACAGACGCCATGATACAATGTAGACGCGGGGAAAGATCGGGTTATAGTTTGCTCCGTTAGCCGCAGCCCCGGGCCGCCTTCTAGATTGACCTCGTATCACAAACGACTGTGCTTATCTTCTTATTGGCGCTCCTCCTCATAGCCCCAAAGCTAGAACGACCTTGCCAACAAGTCCCTTGCTGATCAAGCCTAATTGGGCCCAGTCAACACCACCCTGGCGCCCGTCTAGTCTGAAAcgaggagagaatgaagaaacTCGTGTGCATGTAACCTCATGTAGAAGGCATTCCGCCTAGCGTGGGCGAGGGACGATCTAGATGCCCCCTAGCGCCATCTCAAGCACACTAATATACTTTGAACCAAGGCCCTCTTTGGAATTCTCACCATCGCCGAGGCTTGCATCTTGTACCACACAGCCACACCGGGCTTTTATCGGAATGACGCGAGTAATAGTCACTTAGGCAACAGCATGATACTAACAATTAAAAATGCGCTTATGATGCAGCAGCCACACCCGATATAGTAGGTCTCGACTGCAAAACCAGAATCTGAGTCAGCCGCAGCAGACCGTGGCAATGATCCTATCAAGGCACGTCTAGATTGAACAGTCAGTGAGAGGAAGCACGGGCTTGGATTAATTCTGTAGCTGGAATCAGAGTCTGGCTTCAACGTAGAACTGGTGTGTCCGCTTAGTAAATGAGGCATTGCGTAAGACACCCGCTGCCGCGAGCGCTGACGATAGGACCTAGAAGCGTACCCACAACGAAGGACAGACACCACACGGACATATTTATTTGGTAGGAATTAGTTAGAAAAGGGCTACTGTATAATGTGACAGTGGAATCCTTGGACATAGCTTGGTGATATGATATGCTGACCTTTCTAACAATCAGGGCTTCGCAGGAACTCTATCAATGGGAATCTGTTGGCACAGGCCAAAGCCGAGGCCATCAAGTCTGCCCAGGAACATATCCATGCATATATGGAGGTAGTCCTATATCAGAGAGATTTCAAGAGGCTTACAGAATTGGAGACGAAGTTTGGAAAGGACCAAAAGTTGACGGAAGAGGCAGAGGTCCGGTTATATGACCGGTACATAACCGTTCGAACTagcatcctcatccagaTGCGCAACGTGGCCTGGGCGTACAAATTTGCTGTGTTGGACAATGAACCGATCCAAATCGATCCACTGAAGAATGTGCAGGATTACCGAAAGGACCTCTCTGACTTGGTTATGAAATTGCAAAGGTTCAAAGGGCAGTAACCAGGTGGTCCATCGCGTAAGTCCGGCTGATCAAAGGGGTTAAATCTTGCTGACGTAGGACTATACAGGATTTGACACGAAGATAATACCATCCCAGAATGTGAGCTGCCTATTGGTCTACCTCATCGGGCTTCCTCGATTCAACCCTACTGACATCTCCAACTACCGGCCCCGTACAACACCCAAATCGTTGAGCAGCTCAAAGCCTCTCATAAAGGCACTTTCACCTTTATCCCAAAATCCCCGAAAACACACAATCACAGTCCAGCTGGTCCATTCTACGACGGGTCTCACTTTCGCATCAATAAGTTGGAGGTCACGCTAACAAGTCGGATTTTGCATTCAAGATATCTACAACCGGGGTATACAATGATATACGAAAATTGGACATCTTCACGTTTGTCGGCCATGTGTTCTCCCGCGAGTACTCGTATAATATTGTCGAGGGAAAGCCTGTCATGGATACGGCATTCACCATCAATACAAATGAGTACAGCGCACCACCGCCATTTACGACCTGGACTGTCGAAATAACGAATCCAGGGTCACTGGACCTTTCTGGCCTCACTTCGATGAACCTTCAGTGGCATGGTCAGAAGTACAATGAAGAATTCTTGGGGTAGCGGATGGCCTTTTGCGGGATACTAGTTTTAGTGAATTCAATTGCTAGACTTGATGCTGACTTTTGGGCCTCGTGTGAATGTCAGCTGTTTCCATGTCAAAGTAAAGAATGCCCTTGAATGTAGAGCTGAGCTGGTCTCTCGGTATAGCGTCAGACAGGGGTCACACATGTATTGAGCCAATGATGATCCAAGTCACTGTTATTCTGTCAAATATTAGATGAGAATCTCTGTCTCCATTCTGATTTTGTTCACGCGAGTCTGTGTGATAGTATTCCCAATCTCTTTGGTCATCATCCTGAGACTGATACCTTTCATCGCAAAATATATGTTGTTCTTCCAGCTGCACGATATTTCCATGGTCAAACCTACATATGTCTTCTTGTATTCGGAGCAACATGTCAGTGAGGCTTAGAGTGATGTCTCCGGTCCTGATCGAATGCACAACTAAAACTCGCAGAAGGACGATATTCCCTTGTTCTGACTTACATCTGTATATGCCAAGCAGTTAGATTGAATGAGTGCTTGCAAATACAATAGTATATACAAATTCTCAGGTTAATAGTATGCTTCTATTTCGTGTATCCATAATAATGCACCATTTCTATTTCTCCAGACAGGCTTTAATGACGCATTGTGGATCCCCCGGAGCCGACCAGACCTGAACGAGCTTGAGAGGTGGTTTCACCGAGATCAATAGCTTATTCCACTGTGTCTAAATATACTCTATTCTGTTAGTGAAAAATAGTATAAGTATATCTATAttactttttattattaaCTTTATTTTTATCAGCAAGGATTAATTATTTATAAGAAGACGTGAATAAGGCTGTATAATCTTTGTAATATTGGAAAGGACTTTGCGCGAGGCAATATTATTCTAGTCATAAAGGATCGATTTGAGGTAGTATATATCAGCCCCTAGATCAATATTAGTAGTTTAATATAAAGAATGTTTATTAGGCGAGCTattgcttctctttcagtGTTTGTGTTATTAAAGAACTATCTTTTGAAGTCTGCTTTGTAAAGAAGTTATGTGTAGTTGGCTTAATTCAAGAGTTAAGCTCAGCTAGAATACTAGCTATAGTTTCTAAGAGGTTTTATAAGATTGGTTTATAGTCTAGCTTagagaatatatttataaaGTGCTATAGATTGATTTTTTAATTACTAAGCTTCATTAAAACTAGACTTTAGCTTATAAagataatattaataaaagTTTATAAATGCGCAAAAGCTCGGTGTTTACCATTGTTAGTCCAGGCGACATGGGTCCAAGGATCTCACATTCGAAGCTTATTCTCATCCATGATATGAATCAGAGCGAATCTTTCACCGCATCTGAAATGGCTTAACAAGTTGGATGCAGCAAGCAGACCACCATCAGTATTCGCAACAACTTATGACAATTTGGAAGCTTGATTCAGTTGAACAGGTATCAACTTCCTAATCACCTTTCAAATTTGTATCACCAAGTACTGGCCACCAAAACGTCACATTTCTCTGAAACTTCAGCTCATCATGCCGGATCGGCAGCCGTTAGATTCAGCCAAGCTTCAAAGCTCGAGTATTAGAGGCGACAAAGGTCACAATCCTGCCATAGTGGATGAACATGATGCGGATAGAAAGACCATTCCAATGACCTCACCCGAATTCTGGAACGGAGCGAACATGG includes the following:
- a CDS encoding FAD-binding oxidoreductase (predicted protein), whose translation is MEVAAEPELQYHRPGATMYWAILHILAVALPTTAFATNHACKVVESKIPGRISYPGTTTYNSSIASYYGDQERALSPNCILRPTTTAEVSGFVKLMTSNNSTSKFAVRGGGHTFWTGAANIESGITVDLRLINQVELSEDKTIARIGGGAVWDIAYSQLVPYNLTVMGGRIPGIGVGGFATGGGITFASRDHGFSCDNIHGYEVVLGSGEVVYVDQRSHPDLWLALKGGSNNFGIVTRFDVATIPQGKMWYSMLNYNYTNATLWAHAKAFSDFMKPENHDGAAMMGMFLDYVDGKLLLSDAMWYTREVEEPAVYDAFTEIPNLGGVAELNTTDNVVANFGENIPSKVDRGFQLTFSFNNPEPSVYMQLFKIWEKGLSKIAKVEGIFVEFLVQPHPVTNGTNMFGLTPGKTDDVMVDMTAAYTNTADDALVKAVITDIVNQQRALLKAHGHLIDFIYLNYADISQKVLQSWGADNVAKLRAVSKRYDPKGVFQKQVPGGYKIPM